Genomic DNA from Lactuca sativa cultivar Salinas chromosome 8, Lsat_Salinas_v11, whole genome shotgun sequence:
aagtgtcatatatatactaggagtttacggccaacttgagtttacgaccgtaaactcaagtgtcttggccgtgaactcctctttTGAGGGTTTAAACCTAGCTTGATGGATTAGAAGTTCAATTGGCATTCCCTTTCACTCATTCCTTTGGTACATTAAGCCTAGAATGTCCACACGGAATCCAAACattgctaaaagttagcagaagcaAGTTTGACTTGATTGAAATGTAGAGTTTGTTCAAGATAgatatttcgggttgtcacagatacgTAATTTTTGATATATACTAGAACACAACCTTCGAAACTGTAAAACTTCGATACTAAATATCTTTAAAACTTCTTTTACTCTACAGAGTTTTATGATTTGAGATTTCACGACTTTTTTCTTATAACTCCGATCTTGGTTTATAGTTACTAAGAAAATGGTTTGTATTTATTATAACTTTATGAAAATGAGCATTtatcttattttaaaaataaaaattttattctaAAAATCGGGACACTACattttacttatatatgtaaCACTTAAAACCTCTTCCCAATTcacatattaatataaaattctCAATTTTTTTATTCAAATGGGGTTATCATCTAGTTCTAATGACTGTTTGCGCATCAAAGATATGCATGAAAACAACCCGCTTTTCTTATCTTCATCCAAACTGATGTGCTAAAAATGATGTTACAACAACTAGTCGAACCAAAATATTGTTGTTTCTTTCGGATAATGTAAGTTAAAGTGTGTCAAAAAATACAAGAAGTCATGTCAACAAAGATGTAAAGCAACCCATGAGTGTCTTGTCTGAGATTATTTTGGTGATATTCCCATATTTAGTGACGAGCAATTCAGAAGATGATTCCGGATATGAAGACAATAATTCATGTGTACTGTTGAAGATATGGAAACTTGAATATATCATAAAGAACTTCAAGTGAAATCATCTAAcagttatgttatgatattaatAAGATGTATGGAGATGAATATTTATGCAAACCAACATCCAATAATATTCAACATTTGTCTGCCACACATGAATCCAAACATTGATTCAAGGAATGTTAGGTAGGATTTATTGTACACTTCGGTCTTGGGGGAATTGTCTAAAGGCATGGAAATGTCAAAACATAAGATGTAATGACGAGTAAGGATGAGTTTCTTAACCAAAAAACCGAATCAGAACCAAAACTGGTTGGAACTGATTTGTGGTATTCGGTCCGGTTTCTTGTTCCCGAAATTCATAAATTTCCATTGGTTCTTTCGGTTTCGAACACCTTCTTATATAACATATTTCCTAGTAGAACCGGAACCAAACTAGAACCAGAACCGGTTGGAACCGATTAGTGGTATTCACTCCGGTTCTTAGTTCCCCATTCAATCGTTAATTGGTTTTTGGATTGATTAACATCTCTAATGACTAGTACCTAACGATTATACTTGAAGTGGTGGCTTTGTAAGATCTATGGATATGGTATGCATATTTTGGTGTCGCTACTTCGAATAATGACATAAATGTCCTATAAAATTTGCCACTACTCGACAAGAAGGTATATGGAAAAGCACCCGGGTGGACACCAAGTGTAGCATTTCAGGTGAAGGATTCATGATACAAACATGGTTACTATCTTGCAGATGAGATATATCTAAGCTGGACAATTTTTGTGAAATCATTTACACATCCACCTaacgataaaataaaaaaattcaaagtgGCACAAGAAGCAGAAAGAAAGGATTTAGAAAAAGCTTTTGGTAGCCTAAAATCTCGTTGGGGCATAATTTGACTCCTTGCATGACAATGCATatcgaaaaaattaaaaatataatatatgtcAACATTATATTACTCAATAGGATACTTAAAGATGACGATCTTATATGTTTGATTGATGATGCCGATCTCCCCACTGAGGAAGAAATAAATGAAGATACTCTTTTGTAATTGCATTCCACCGAAACCCACCATCACTTCAATCGTATAACTACTTGAATTTATTTACTTTTGATTCGTTTTATTACTTCATTGTAACATTCTATTTCGGATTGTTTTGTGATTTAATGCCCGTGGgccttaatccgagtatgagaaggttttAAGGCTTTGAAGGATAAATGTTTAGGCCTTTTTGGGATGTGGgtaaggtaggttgtgtgatgaaagagtttggtttgtgctttagagcccaaatgtattgttaaaggCGCTGATACAGGCTTTTCATGAATTTGGACCTGAGTTCGAGTGGGCTTCAggaggaataaagttgatagaagtgtgGGGCTTCTCTTTactttttcgtggatataaggatcatcggaAACAgatttataacaaagaagttatggcctttgaAAGTTTCATGGTTTTAGGGTTAGCCGAGTACGTTGGTCGTACACAaagcatacgcggggcgtactagtgaagacggcagtacgctgggcgtactttggagtacgttgggcgtactgaccaggatGGCCGTGAATGTTCTtcggagtacgctaggcgtaccatatgtacgctgggtgtacgccaCTAAGACCTGAACCCTATTtttgggtcttggaccctatttaagctccttatctcataacctaaccctaatatcttcagccttaatccctctaaaccctagaaatcgaccctaagcctccattggaGTGATTCTTGGTTTTTtttggtgatttagtgaggtTTTTGGTGCttattgtggaagaaggagttccttgaggaagcattgcttggcttggagcttATGGATCCAAGCCTTAATCATATTGATCTGGCTCCAggaagcataaagtttgaatcttggtggaTTTCTTATGTGGATCTAGTGGGGTGATGACTTGTTATGTTTGTCcttggaagaagaaggagtcttgaAAGAGAATAGCTTGAGCATCTAGCTTTTGGATCTGAGTTATACActtgttggtgcatcttccaAAGGTATCAAGTTCGAAACTTGCTCATTGTTGTGCTTGTTCTTGTTTTGagtccatttttagggttttatgtcccaagCTTGGAACTCTATGAGTTTGATGAACTCCATAGTATAATATTTGTCCTTATAGATGCTTTTAGTCGTttggagtcataaaaatgagatcttggttATCAAGATCTCTCCATGCATGATATATGAgcattttggggggggggggggggtaaagagTGAGTGTATTTGGGTTTGGGACTTtatcaaccatgcaaaggcttaaagtcactaaaTTTATAgagtaagagctattagggagtccatatctgtgatatgagccaaggtcttaaccaattaagaccaaatgagtaggaAGAGTGAACGTGACAAGTATGCTgagcgtaattccagtacgccctgcgtactgacCAAGTGTCCTCGATGGCAAATATGGATtcgtgagtacgctgagcgtaccaagggagatacgccccgcgtaacctcactgtggacttttgggctaagtctcatttcgggccttgagtgttgggtctggagtttgggcttgttgcacTAAAGTTTTGGACCAgaggattttatatatatatatatatatatatatatatatatatatatatatatatatatatatatatatatatatatatatatatatatatatatatataccttgggcccttgagttgggttagtcacttggacttgagagttgggcctcgggagagcccATTCATTATTGGGCTTTGGTAAGTCCAATGAGTTTTAGGTTAATGATGGGttagttagtggactacctttagacctaaatAGTGAGGGTTTGGACTTAGATCTTAATTGGGTAATTGTGAATCTTGGTCCAGTGTTAGAGGCCGGTGTGCAGCAGCAACATCTTTAGGAGATATTCATCAtccgatgtgagtcttctcactatacttaccatgactggtatctttgtgtgactgagatgtcttatgtgcttatctgtgtattgtgatattttgcattatgtctttgtgatttatgatgagtattattattatgagcttattgagttaggaccggagggtccacccgagtgtGGGACAGGAGGGTCTCCACTggaacacattgaccggagggtcgtattgagttagcctcgagtggctaacgtgatgtgtgtggtattttgaggaactcactaagttttgtgcttaccgtgttatatgatatgtgtttcggttcttctcaggatcgcgggagggcgccggttcgattgtacacactagagaaaaagttatgttttgaggatcctggattattaatcaaacaattacggagttgcgttttgtaaattaaataaatgagatttttgtgagatATGTTATGAGAGTTATgcggttttaaaatgaaaattttggtttgaaaatttacgtggTTACATTCAGCATTGTACTTTTCTAAATTAATAAAATGTTATTTTGGTTTTTAGTTTTAGTTATACTtaaaataaacttatattttCTTAAACTATTTTAAAGAATCATGTACTATGGGAATGATACTAAGGACACATTTCTTGTGTTTAAAGATGAGAGAAATGAAAATCACAAGGAAAAAAGGTTACATGGAATTAAGGATGGAAGGGATAGGATAGGGGACTCCCGCCAGCCTTACATGTGATACATGTAATGCatttattaaaataattacattaaATATTATTGTAATATAATTTTGTTCAACTTTTGTGAAAATAttgatgaaaatgtttttagACATTAAAAGAACGTCACCAAGTACTAATTGATGACAAAACTTTATATTCGTTCCATGATTACTCCTTGAGGGATTAGATTTCAAACAACTCTCTTTGTTTTACACTAAATCTCCAATCAAAAATCCCTACCAAAACATAGTTGTATATCCCATGATTACACCTTTTATATAATACACAGATACATTTTTCTTTCCTTTTTCCTAATCTCTCTCTCCTTACTTCCAGTTTTTTCCTAATCTTTTTTCCatgtacacatacatacatacatacaagaaTAACATGAGTTTTTAAACCCTTTTTTTAGGGTTTCAAAAACTGATGAATCAATGAAGCAATCAATACAAGACAACCCTGAGCAACCCTGGTTGGGGTTCAGAGTAGTGAAGCCCCTCTTCCTCCAGCAAGTACCTCTGGACAGCAACCGGAAGTCTAGCTGGCGTTCTTGTCCCTTTAGTGTGGTGGCCTGTCCCCACACATATGTACACCTGGACACGCTGGTCTGCTGACCTGGCAATGTTACGCCACGTCATCAGATCACGTTTCAGGACGTGAATGGCTTCACTCACGTGTAGCCCGTGAAGATCAATTATCCTTTCCTGCCCTCCTCTTCCATTCCCTTGCATTTCTGGACTTACCGGATTCCTAACAGAGAAGAAATAATaccacttttttattttttattttttcttatcagggcattttttattttatttttttgtatttggACAAAACTAACCTTTGATAGTAGATAGATTCTTGAGCCTTTCCATGAGCAGCTTTCATTTGGATGTTGTGTAATTGCCCTTTCACACTCAGTTCCTTAGCTAAAGCCTTTTGGCCAATAAGATAAGCTTGTCGTGCctattttcaaaccaaaattaagaagaaaaaaaaaaaaaaacttttaatattaaataattagtaGCATTCAGAACCTTGTTATTTCTTTTTTAAATACTCTTATTCACCAGTTATTTCTTAGGAGACCCTACGTTTTATTTATTCGGTTGaagggtaaaacggtcatttACTCTCATATAAATGGTTAAATACCTGTTCAAAATATGCATTGCGTAAACGTGCATGATCACGAGCTTCACCCCGCATTTCAGAATACATATTTGCTGTGATCTCAACAAAGTTAAAGCACAAAGACACAACACAACTAACCATATAAtataataaactaaaaaaaaaattaaaaaaaatatatatattatttaaacttCAACGAAAACATTACCAACTGCATCACCAGTTTCAAGCCAAACAGGAGCCGAACGGGGCCCATAACCACTGGAATAAGAGCTTCTACTTGATCCAATGGTGGAATTTGGAGAAGGGTTTCTATCATACTTCCATATACTCGAATCCTGTGATGCCATTTTCCTAACTGCTGAAGCAAAATCGGTTGCTCCAAGTGATGGAGAAGTGGAGGATGATTTGAACATGAGTAGATCTTTCTCTAAAGAAAGATAAGAGTTGACATTTTGTTGACCAGAAAATGGTGCAATGTGATGATTATTTGTGGGAGAAAGTGCAGGGAAATCAAGAGCACTCAGATTTGGTGATGATAAGACTTTGGAGTTTGGATTCTGATTCAGACCATTATCTACTTGAAGCTGCAATCAAATCAAAACCAAAAACACTTTACACATACAACACCTTGTTGAGGAAAGAAAAGAAACAGCCTAAGTGTTGtataaatataaacaaacacaGTTTCTTATTTAGAGTAAATgatgtaaacaaaaaaaaaagataccTCAAGCTGAGTCAGCATCTCAATTGTCAAATTCAAGTCACATCCATTAGCATAATAAACCTCCGCAAGACTTTCAGCTGCAAAACCTGGAAATTGGGAAGCTAAAAATCCAAGAGAATTTACTTCTGTACCCTCATTAAGCATATCATCTAAATACCCTTGCCCATTATCACCATTGTAGGGTGGCAGTGGCTCATCTATAATCCCACCAAGCAACTGATCACCATGCATTTGATGAAAATTACCAAACCTGCCACCATTCATTTGATGAGGAGATAATTCATGTTGCTCAGGGAACCTTGAGCTTCCATTGACATCCATTATAGACAAAGTTGAAAAGGGAATGGAAATGGAAATGCTATTGCTTCCATTTCCATTAGATTCTTCTTCTCCTCCCACAACATGGAAATCAGGAGTTATATCATCAGGTAGTTGGTGACGCCAGAACTGGTGGGCTTCATCATCTGAATTATTTGATACAGAAGATTCTGATCTTTTGAGTATTGATTTCCCTGGCGTTGAAGCACTAAAATTGCCAAAATTAGATGTGTCTGAAGAACGTGTGTTTCCAGATGGTGATCTTAGAGAAAATGGAACGAATTCTGCAGCATCTGGATTTAAAGTTTTTGCCTTCCCTGTTGTGCTAAGGTTTTTATCAATGGCAGAAGCCCCTTTATTGAGTAGGCTCATTATTCTTTGTGGCAAGAAAATAAAGTTAGTTTAACAGCATATGAAAGAACCTCCCAGTTGCAACCAGCATTACCCAAATCCTGCAAAACAGATATTTTAGACTGCAGATTTACTCACAGGAACTCATACTCGCTTGTCAAGATCACAGGCTTAATGAAGAAAGAATTACAGAAAACAGAAATTATACAAAACTAGCATTAAAGTAACAACACACATTTCCTTTTTAGTCGATAATTTGAGAAAACTTCAGCATTTTTTGCAATGTTCAAGGAAGAAATTGGATTACCGAACTAATAGATTACTATAAATAATGCATGTAGTTTATGTATAACATCACAAAACCAAAAAGCATTGAATGTAGACCGTATCTACCAAAATCTAACTTTCTAAGATCTTGATTATACTAAAAATCATGTAATAACAAAGCACAAAGTAATCAAATTGCAATAACTAATGTTGATAATTCATTGAATTAAACCCTAAACGAAAAACAGATACAAAACAATTTTAATCGAAAACCACAATTTCGGTTCATCAACAGTAAGAGATATCACAAACAAGAACAATTAACACGATTCCACAAGATCTGATCATGATACAAGCTGTATGTGTTGAATTATATACCTTTGCGAAGCTCGAGGATCGACGAAATCATACACAAACGATCCATTGACGATGGAAGTTAGATAAATCTAAACAGAATATGTGAAAATTGTTAAACGAAAAGCAGAGACAGTGACTGATAAGAAGTATGGAGATGATTTTGGAGAGGTTATCGCGTATGTATGTGTGAATCTGAGGGTATGAAGATGAGAGCTGTTCGTTGACGAGTGTTTTTGGTTTTGATAATTTGATGTGGAAGAAACCCTGATATCCACCCACCACAAATAAAGAGAAGGGAGCCTCAGCAACCTATCCAAGTATCCATGTACCCACACATAAACACGTTGACACGCTACCACTTGCACTAGCCTAGGTACAAATGGTACATGCTTATTGCTTCTACAAGTACAACCCCTTGGCTTTCGTTCATGAATCATGACCTTTCGAGGGCATTTGGAGCTGCTGTAGCTGATGTACagtattaaaaaattatatattatttatttaattaaacggtaaaataatatatatatatatatatatatatatatatatatatatatatatatatatatatatatatatatatatatatatatagacttaggttattttgtttaaaataattattatgttattgtatttATAAATGCAGGCAaatcaaatttacttattttaataaagtggttaatatatattattgaattaaatataattgaaaaaatcatcttaattaattacaagggtaatttagtcaaataatatagatttaataaagaaaaattgcattttttaaggaatcatagattctattaattttaaaaatccgattttacgaattataaatcttttaattcggacattctaacagaatatatgaatatattcaaaaataaaaatattcttgaaccataaataataaaaatatcattgaacctatttttttttatcatgaatttaaaaacttcttgtagaataacaaattcttgaacaatcaattgaagaataaatacaaaaaataaattatttgttatacaatacgggtaacaattgttaataattacatcaaaatctaacaacg
This window encodes:
- the LOC111918321 gene encoding polyadenylate-binding protein-interacting protein 7 encodes the protein MSLLNKGASAIDKNLSTTGKAKTLNPDAAEFVPFSLRSPSGNTRSSDTSNFGNFSASTPGKSILKRSESSVSNNSDDEAHQFWRHQLPDDITPDFHVVGGEEESNGNGSNSISISIPFSTLSIMDVNGSSRFPEQHELSPHQMNGGRFGNFHQMHGDQLLGGIIDEPLPPYNGDNGQGYLDDMLNEGTEVNSLGFLASQFPGFAAESLAEVYYANGCDLNLTIEMLTQLELQVDNGLNQNPNSKVLSSPNLSALDFPALSPTNNHHIAPFSGQQNVNSYLSLEKDLLMFKSSSTSPSLGATDFASAVRKMASQDSSIWKYDRNPSPNSTIGSSRSSYSSGYGPRSAPVWLETGDAVANMYSEMRGEARDHARLRNAYFEQARQAYLIGQKALAKELSVKGQLHNIQMKAAHGKAQESIYYQRNPVSPEMQGNGRGGQERIIDLHGLHVSEAIHVLKRDLMTWRNIARSADQRVQVYICVGTGHHTKGTRTPARLPVAVQRYLLEEEGLHYSEPQPGLLRVVLY